One genomic window of Corynebacterium diphtheriae includes the following:
- a CDS encoding FUSC family protein: MLWMRKGYQRVQHGLLPIVQMSVAAGLAYFVALDFLHHTKPFFAPMAAIIMLGLNSGNRLKKAVELSIGCSLGVGLGDFLIYGIGSGYWQLALAVFISLFLATFLSSSQLLINQVAIGSILISTIMPPGSAAATDRMIDAFIGCGFGILTMALLPHSPLAEGRREVAKVLTMASEALTQVSTAMRTGDVDGIREALRQARGSQAAINAMIAAAKSGQEEVAVSPFLWSSKARVRSFVRILHPVDNAMRNTRVLARRAQVLIEDGDEVSEAQIQLIDDLVSVTSAVAAIYDRRGAASEAAEIPELVRTLQTMAARAGLSVAEGKVLSAQVVLAQSRSIIVDLLQVCGMSRASAVASLALTSESPAYPSEIRDDPNH, from the coding sequence TTCGTCGCACTTGATTTTCTACACCATACAAAACCATTTTTCGCACCCATGGCTGCAATCATCATGCTGGGCCTGAACTCGGGAAACAGGCTCAAAAAGGCCGTGGAACTGTCTATTGGGTGCTCGCTGGGCGTGGGCTTGGGCGACTTCCTGATTTACGGCATTGGCTCCGGCTACTGGCAATTGGCATTAGCGGTGTTTATTTCGCTGTTCCTTGCCACTTTTCTATCTTCTAGCCAGCTTCTTATTAATCAAGTCGCAATTGGTTCGATACTTATTTCTACTATCATGCCGCCAGGCTCTGCGGCGGCCACTGACCGCATGATCGACGCCTTCATCGGATGTGGTTTTGGCATCCTCACTATGGCATTGCTGCCACACTCCCCACTAGCAGAAGGCCGCCGTGAAGTGGCAAAAGTCTTAACCATGGCAAGCGAGGCGCTCACGCAGGTCAGCACCGCCATGCGCACCGGCGACGTGGACGGAATCCGCGAGGCTTTACGTCAAGCACGAGGCTCCCAAGCAGCGATCAACGCGATGATCGCCGCAGCAAAATCCGGCCAAGAAGAGGTCGCTGTCTCGCCGTTCCTGTGGAGTTCCAAAGCTCGAGTTAGGTCTTTTGTGAGGATCTTGCACCCCGTTGACAACGCAATGCGCAACACGAGGGTGCTCGCGCGCCGGGCACAGGTCCTTATCGAGGACGGTGATGAAGTATCTGAGGCACAAATTCAGCTTATCGACGACCTCGTCTCCGTCACTTCGGCCGTCGCCGCCATCTATGATCGCCGCGGTGCTGCCTCCGAAGCTGCGGAAATCCCAGAACTAGTGCGCACTCTCCAAACCATGGCGGCGCGCGCAGGCCTAAGCGTTGCCGAAGGTAAAGTGCTTTCCGCGCAGGTGGTGCTGGCACAATCCCGCTCGATCATCGTGGATCTGTTGCAGGTGTGTGGCATGTCGCGTGCCTCCGCGGTGGCAAGCCTAGCGCTGACCTCGGAATCGCCGGCTTATCCTTCCGAAATCCGTGACGATCCCAATCACTAA
- a CDS encoding adenylosuccinate synthase, with protein sequence MAAIVIVGAQWGDEGKGKATDILGGQVDYVVKPNGGNNAGHTVVVGGEKYELKLLPAGVLSENATPILGNGVVINLEALFEEMDGLIARGCDASRLRISANAHLVAPYHQILDRVQERFLGKRAIGTTGRGIGPTYADKVSRVGIRVQDVFDESILRQKIESALNVKNQTLVKMYNRNAIVAEEMVQYFLGYVERLRPMVIEAELELNRGLDEGKHVLMEGGQATMLDVDHGTYPFVTSSNPTAGGACVGSGIGPTRITSSLGIIKAYTTRVGAGPFPTELFDKWGEFLQTTGGEVGVNTGRKRRCGWYDSVVARYASRVNGFTDLFLTKLDVLTGIGEIPICVAYDVDGVRHDEMPMTQSDFHHATPIYETMPAWDEDITGCKTFDDLPEKAQAYVRRLEELSGCRISYIGVGPGRDQTIVCHDVMEA encoded by the coding sequence ATGGCGGCAATCGTTATTGTTGGAGCCCAGTGGGGCGACGAAGGTAAAGGCAAGGCAACCGACATCCTCGGTGGCCAGGTCGATTACGTGGTAAAGCCTAACGGTGGCAATAACGCGGGACATACCGTGGTTGTTGGCGGCGAGAAGTACGAACTCAAACTTCTGCCAGCCGGTGTGCTTTCAGAAAATGCAACCCCAATCCTCGGCAACGGCGTTGTGATCAACCTCGAGGCCCTCTTTGAAGAAATGGACGGCCTGATTGCCCGCGGTTGCGACGCATCCCGCCTGCGCATTTCCGCAAACGCCCACCTCGTGGCCCCATACCACCAGATCCTCGACCGCGTTCAGGAACGCTTCCTAGGCAAGCGCGCCATCGGCACCACCGGACGCGGTATCGGCCCAACCTACGCTGACAAAGTCTCCCGCGTAGGTATCCGCGTACAAGACGTTTTCGACGAATCCATCCTGCGCCAAAAGATCGAGTCTGCACTCAACGTGAAGAACCAGACCTTGGTCAAGATGTACAACCGCAACGCCATCGTTGCTGAGGAAATGGTGCAGTACTTCCTCGGCTACGTCGAGCGCCTGCGCCCCATGGTCATCGAGGCCGAGCTGGAGCTCAACCGTGGTCTTGACGAGGGCAAGCACGTGCTCATGGAAGGCGGCCAGGCAACCATGCTGGACGTTGACCACGGCACCTACCCATTCGTCACCTCCTCCAACCCAACCGCAGGCGGCGCGTGCGTGGGTTCCGGTATCGGCCCAACCCGTATCACCTCCTCACTGGGCATCATTAAGGCCTACACCACCCGTGTTGGCGCTGGCCCATTCCCAACAGAGCTGTTTGATAAGTGGGGCGAGTTCCTGCAGACCACCGGCGGCGAGGTCGGCGTGAACACCGGCCGTAAGCGTCGTTGTGGCTGGTACGATTCCGTGGTGGCTCGTTACGCTTCCCGCGTTAACGGCTTCACCGACTTGTTCTTGACCAAGCTCGACGTGCTCACCGGCATCGGCGAGATCCCGATCTGCGTTGCTTATGACGTCGACGGCGTGCGTCACGACGAAATGCCGATGACGCAGTCCGACTTCCACCACGCCACCCCAATCTACGAAACCATGCCAGCATGGGATGAGGACATCACTGGCTGCAAGACTTTCGACGATCTGCCAGAAAAGGCACAGGCTTATGTTCGTCGCCTAGAAGAGCTTTCCGGTTGCCGTATCTCTTACATTGGTGTTGGCCCAGGCCGCGACCAGACCATCGTGTGCCACGATGTAATGGAGGCTTAA
- a CDS encoding disulfide bond formation protein B has protein sequence MFNAKVFRFILAAAVFVIMAFPVGVANIYLGFFHGEAPCILCGNERFGMVLIGALGVFILRYGARMRYIVTLLLVAFYYLYTTVRHWGGRASADLGQGFGDAVLGVHTYTWGILVYWVVIGVLAIGLIFIGKDKALQQEFISSEAVVKDFGPATRFVAIVAIVITCSNCVQFLFGNGIPPYAGAGDPARFTFNIAQNAKYWDKEHQYESLSDIRLHKFNAPAPGTFDFDESPVDGKKLELVSSKKIGFDGKFAGIAHDGEQFGLVTQDGSLFFTKDFDKATSFAHLDVPNGADIHNTVDAAFFEPGGLAGIAQNKTLYGALVTKDVDDYIAWKDFLESSGDVMPLFDSKGRPELRTIRARMQYTMSVASDAKSDTFITVSVPHERAEQIVVSEFSKKDNKLVREGVLEGDYYPVGADMRGDVLYLLSKQHNCLVRVNMKDFTVKDAANLPVEGSDLAIVKDRAYILDGDTVHEVKL, from the coding sequence ATGTTTAATGCCAAAGTTTTCCGTTTTATTCTTGCCGCTGCGGTATTCGTCATCATGGCGTTCCCTGTCGGCGTGGCCAACATTTACCTCGGATTCTTCCACGGTGAAGCCCCATGTATTTTGTGCGGTAATGAGCGCTTCGGCATGGTTTTGATTGGCGCTTTGGGTGTCTTTATCCTGCGTTATGGCGCACGTATGCGTTACATTGTCACTTTGCTTTTAGTGGCTTTCTACTATCTTTACACCACGGTTCGCCACTGGGGCGGCCGCGCCAGCGCTGATTTGGGTCAGGGCTTCGGTGACGCTGTGCTCGGTGTACACACCTACACATGGGGCATTCTGGTCTACTGGGTTGTTATCGGCGTTCTTGCCATTGGCTTGATCTTCATCGGTAAGGATAAGGCACTCCAACAGGAGTTCATTTCCTCTGAGGCTGTGGTTAAGGATTTCGGTCCTGCTACTCGTTTTGTTGCCATCGTTGCGATTGTGATTACGTGCTCTAACTGTGTGCAGTTCCTCTTCGGTAACGGTATTCCACCTTATGCCGGTGCTGGCGACCCTGCTCGTTTCACCTTTAACATTGCGCAGAATGCTAAGTACTGGGACAAGGAACACCAGTATGAGTCTTTGTCTGACATTCGTTTGCACAAGTTCAATGCGCCAGCGCCTGGCACCTTCGATTTCGATGAGTCGCCTGTAGACGGCAAGAAGTTGGAACTGGTTTCTTCGAAGAAGATCGGCTTTGACGGCAAGTTCGCTGGTATCGCTCATGATGGTGAGCAGTTCGGCTTGGTCACCCAGGATGGCTCCTTGTTCTTTACCAAGGACTTCGACAAGGCAACGTCGTTTGCTCACCTCGATGTTCCTAATGGTGCGGACATACACAACACTGTCGACGCCGCCTTCTTCGAGCCTGGTGGCCTCGCAGGTATCGCGCAGAACAAGACCCTCTACGGTGCGTTGGTAACCAAGGATGTTGACGACTACATCGCGTGGAAAGACTTCCTCGAGTCCTCCGGCGACGTGATGCCACTGTTCGATTCCAAGGGCCGCCCAGAGTTGCGCACCATCCGCGCACGCATGCAATACACCATGAGCGTTGCATCCGACGCTAAGAGCGACACCTTCATTACCGTGAGCGTTCCTCACGAGCGCGCCGAGCAGATCGTGGTGAGCGAGTTCTCCAAGAAGGACAACAAGCTGGTCCGCGAGGGCGTCCTCGAAGGCGACTACTACCCAGTCGGTGCCGACATGCGTGGCGACGTCCTCTACCTACTGTCCAAGCAACACAACTGCCTCGTTCGCGTGAACATGAAAGACTTCACCGTCAAGGACGCAGCCAACCTCCCTGTAGAAGGCTCCGACCTTGCCATCGTGAAGGATCGCGCCTACATCCTCGACGGCGACACCGTCCACGAAGTGAAGCTCTAA